The Kitasatospora paranensis genome has a window encoding:
- a CDS encoding DUF3000 family protein translates to MTATVEVDGDELADGRLVLLHDPAGQEAWNGDFRVVTMTRAELEPEIAGDPMLGEVGWAWLMDSLQAHGAGYAEPGGTVTRCASQYFGALSERPGSTEIEVRASWTPADGRFDRHLAAWGDLLCICAGLPPAAAAALPAGEAPPLGGVVPMPARRRPRPH, encoded by the coding sequence GTGACCGCCACCGTCGAGGTGGACGGCGACGAGCTGGCGGACGGCAGGCTGGTGCTGCTGCACGACCCGGCCGGCCAGGAGGCCTGGAACGGCGACTTCCGGGTGGTCACCATGACCCGGGCCGAGCTGGAACCGGAGATCGCCGGCGACCCGATGCTGGGCGAGGTGGGCTGGGCCTGGCTGATGGACTCCCTCCAGGCGCACGGTGCCGGGTACGCCGAGCCGGGCGGCACGGTGACCCGCTGCGCCTCCCAGTACTTCGGGGCCCTGTCCGAACGGCCCGGGTCCACCGAGATCGAGGTGCGGGCGTCCTGGACGCCCGCCGACGGCCGGTTCGACCGGCACCTGGCGGCCTGGGGCGACCTGTTGTGCATCTGCGCCGGGCTGCCGCCGGCCGCCGCCGCGGCCCTGCCCGCGGGTGAGGCGCCGCCGCTCGGCGGGGTCGTCCCGATGCCGGCCCGCCGCCGGCCCCGCCCGCACTGA